Proteins from a single region of Pyrus communis chromosome 6, drPyrComm1.1, whole genome shotgun sequence:
- the LOC137738050 gene encoding type IV inositol polyphosphate 5-phosphatase 7-like: MRDENSKKSKLSWSKKMVRKWFNIKSKNEDFQADDVDHGGGDQVEYRTSFSEREPCTIKKSKTEKFSKNTERVRRRKMNLDHPRIIDVENHSIFVATWNVAGRSPPSNLKLDDWLHASPPADIYVLGFQEIVPLNAGNILGAEDNGPAKKWLALIRKTLNNLPGTSGGGGCYTPSPIPQPIVELHADFEGSARQKSSSFFQRRSFQATHSWRTENDPSTSQPRLDRRFSVCDRVILGHRQSDYGPRPSEYGHRPSDYDPNFKWGHRPSDYSRPSDYSRPSDYSRPSDYSRWASSDDDNGPGDSPSTVLFSPMSYGGSASNDGYRMPGRSRYNLVASKQMVGIFLTVWVRSELRDSVKDMKVSCVGRGLMGYLGNKGSISVSMSLHDTTFCFVCTHLTSGQKEGDELRRNSDVMEILRKTRFPKVNGSGALKSPETILEHDRVIWLGDLNYRISLSYRSAKALVEMQNWRALLENDQLRIEQKRGRVFSGWNEGKIYFPPTYKYSTNSDRYAGDDMHPKEKRRTPAWCDRILWYGEGLQQLSYVRGESRFSDHRPVYGVFWAEVESSQNRLKKSMSYSSSRIDVEELLPYSHGYTELNFF; the protein is encoded by the exons CTCTCATGGTCAAAGAAAATGGTCAGAAAGTGGTTCAACATCAAGAGCAAAAATGAAGACTTTCAGGCAGATGATGTTGACCACGGAG GAGGTGATCAGGTTGAATACAGGACTAGTTTCTCAGAGAGGGAACCATGCACAATTAAGAAAAGCAAGACAGAGAAGTTTAGCAAGAACACGGAGCGGGTTCGTCGGCGAAAAATGAATCTCGACCATCCTCGAATCATAGATGTAGAGAACCATAG CATTTTTGTTGCTACATGGAATGTGGCCGGAAGATCTCCCCCGAGTAATTTGAAACTGGATGATTGGCTTCATGCCTCACCTCCTGCGGATATTTATGTTCTTGG GTTTCAAGAGATAGTTCCTCTAAATGCTGGTAATATTCTGGGGGCAGAAGACAATGGCCCTGCCAAGAAATGGTTGGCTCTCATTCGGAAGACCTTAAACAATCTTCCCGGGACCAGTGGGGGTGGCGGGTGCTATACACCATCTCCCATCCCACAGCCAATTGTAGAACTACATGCAGATTTTGAGGGATCAGCTAGGCAGAAGAGCTCGTCTTTCTTCCAACGCCGATCGTTTCAAGCAACCCACAGCTGGAGAACAGAGAATGACCCTTCAACCTCACAACCTCGACTTGATCGAAGGTTCAGTGTTTGTGATCGGGTGATCCTTGGTCACAGGCAAAGTGACTATGGTCCCAGGCCAAGTGAATATGGTCACAGGCCAAGTGACTATGATCCCAATTTCAAATGGGGTCACAGACCAAGTGACTATTCAAGGCCGAGTGACTACTCAAGGCCAAGTGACTACTCTAGGCCGAGTGACTATTCTAGGTGGGCATCGTCTGATGATGATAACGGACCAGGCGATTCACCAAGTACCGTGTTATTTTCACCAATGTCCTATGGCGGATCTGCGTCCAATGATGGATATAGAATGCCGGGGCGTTCGAGGTACAACTTAGTTGCAAGCAAGCAAATGGTTGGCATATTTCTCACAGTATGGGTCAGGAGTGAACTGAGGGATTCTGTTAAAGACATGAAAGTATCATGTGTTGGAAGAGGATTAATGGGTTATCTTGGAAATAAG GGATCCATATCAGTGAGCATGTCTTTGCACGATACAACCTTTTGCTTTGTTTGTACTCATTTAACCTCCGGACAGAAGGAGGGTGATGAACTAAGAAGAAATTCTGATGTCATGGAGATCCTTCGGAAGACAAGGTTTCCAAAAGTTAATGGCTCTGGTGCTCTGAAATCCCCAGAAACAATCCTGGAGCATGA TCGAGTTATTTGGCTTGGGGATTTAAATTATCGAATTTCCCTCTCTTACCGCTCTGCTAAAGCGTTAGTTGAGATGCAAAACTGGAGGGCCTTGTTAGAGAATGACCAG TTACGGATAGAGCAGAAACGTGGTCGTGTTTTTTCAGGCTGGAATGAGGGGAAGATTTATTTTCCACCAACTTACAAGTATTCAACAAATTCAGACAGATATGCAGGGGATGATATGCACCCAAAGGAGAAACGTCGAACACCTGCTTG GTGTGATCGAATATTGTGGTATGGCGAAGGTCTCCAACAATTATCGTATGTCCGTGGGGAATCTAGGTTCTCAGATCACAGGCCAGTTTATGGCGTATTTTGGGCTGAGGTTGAGTCAAGCCAGAACCGGTTGAAGAAAAGCATGAGTTATTCTAGTTCCAGGATAGATGTTGAGGAGCTTCTTCCATATTCACATGGATATACCGAGCTAAACTTTTTCTGA